In a genomic window of Siphonobacter curvatus:
- a CDS encoding RNA polymerase sigma-70 factor, with translation MRLQNGDESAFASLYDRYWSKLYAYVYNRIRSQEDTEELVQEVFIVLWENRQSIVITDSLSLYLFSILKRQLVSYFRSEKVKSVFAEHFAHFIRGQMDNSTDERWAVDDLQQRIEAAIAELPNKCQEVFWLSRKQQLSSLEIASQLQISQRTVENYLSRAVAHLKLQLGDVLVFWAFTYLFSAVL, from the coding sequence ATACGTCTTCAAAACGGAGATGAAAGTGCGTTTGCATCCCTGTATGATCGGTACTGGAGTAAACTGTACGCCTACGTATACAACCGCATCCGCTCGCAGGAGGATACGGAAGAGTTAGTACAGGAAGTCTTTATTGTTTTGTGGGAAAACCGGCAATCCATTGTCATTACTGATTCGCTATCGCTGTATCTGTTTAGTATTCTCAAGCGACAGCTCGTTTCTTATTTTCGTTCCGAGAAAGTCAAATCGGTCTTTGCCGAGCATTTTGCTCACTTCATCCGAGGGCAAATGGACAATTCCACGGACGAACGCTGGGCCGTTGATGATTTGCAACAACGCATTGAAGCCGCTATCGCGGAGCTTCCCAACAAATGCCAGGAAGTATTCTGGCTGAGCCGTAAGCAGCAACTCAGCAGCCTGGAAATTGCCAGCCAGCTCCAAATTTCCCAACGAACGGTAGAAAACTACCTTTCCCGAGCGGTCGCTCACCTGAAGCTTCAATTGGGCGATGTACTGGTTTTCTGGGCTTTCACTTACCTTTTTTCAGCGGTTCTGTAA
- a CDS encoding FecR family protein produces the protein MNESRFDELLTKYQLGKCNPEEYALVERWLESLSDHSFDQIPPAQQEVIKNRMRRSLTNRIQPQKPVRRLLRSRFQIAASIVLLLAVGLGFWQWNRSRVVPQIAYADLHQIKKVILPDGSLVWLKDSSRLEYPSRFNGAVREVRLHGEALFEVAKNPEFPFIIHAGQMTTKVLGTSFNIKSRNKQAEVVVFTGKVTVSTAAQTVTLAPSQKAIYAPQTQKIESTHIAAFAPVKQEYSQGTEYNMDFNDSSLAEVLARIEKKFDVQISYDVARLKNCLFTAELTDQSLENTLGVLTQTFGGTYAITDSKVELKGLSCN, from the coding sequence ATGAACGAGTCCAGATTTGATGAATTGTTAACCAAGTATCAGCTCGGAAAATGTAATCCGGAAGAATACGCCCTTGTCGAACGATGGTTAGAATCGTTGTCGGATCATTCGTTTGATCAGATTCCGCCCGCTCAACAGGAGGTGATTAAAAACCGGATGCGGCGTTCCCTGACTAACCGAATTCAACCGCAAAAACCCGTTCGACGGCTATTGCGATCCCGGTTTCAGATTGCCGCCTCGATTGTACTCCTGCTGGCCGTGGGTCTTGGGTTCTGGCAATGGAATCGGTCTCGGGTTGTCCCACAAATCGCGTATGCGGACCTGCATCAGATCAAAAAGGTCATTCTGCCCGACGGAAGTCTGGTTTGGTTGAAAGATTCCAGTCGCCTCGAATACCCTTCCCGGTTTAATGGAGCCGTTCGAGAAGTTCGATTGCACGGAGAGGCTTTATTTGAAGTAGCTAAAAACCCGGAATTCCCCTTTATTATTCATGCGGGCCAAATGACCACAAAAGTCTTAGGTACCAGTTTCAATATTAAAAGCCGGAATAAGCAGGCCGAAGTCGTTGTCTTTACGGGAAAAGTAACCGTCAGTACAGCGGCCCAGACGGTTACACTGGCACCTAGTCAAAAGGCCATTTACGCTCCGCAAACGCAGAAAATTGAATCGACGCATATTGCAGCATTCGCTCCCGTAAAACAGGAATATAGCCAGGGAACCGAGTACAATATGGATTTTAATGACAGCTCGCTGGCCGAAGTGCTGGCTCGCATAGAAAAGAAGTTTGATGTACAGATCAGCTATGATGTGGCCCGTTTGAAAAACTGCCTGTTCACAGCTGAACTGACGGATCAATCCCTGGAGAATACGTTAGGTGTGTTAACCCAGACGTTTGGGGGTACCTACGCGATTACCGATTCGAAGGTAGAGCTCAAGGGCTTATCCTGTAACTAA